The Bacillus sp. NEB1478 genome contains the following window.
GGTGCTCGCAGACTATGGAAGGATACATTGCCAGAAGTAAAGCTTTCAGTTGTCGAAAGAGAAATATTAGGTGTGGATCGAATACATGATACTCCAGGATACCTTGCTCCAATGCTCTATTTTCAATATTGCAATGAAGGAGATCCATCATTGCTAGAAGGTGTGTTTCGACATAATGAGTGGGATGTTCTGAGTTTGATCACTCTATATACACACATGTCGAAAACGATTCAAGGAAGTCAAATCCGATCAGAGCGTGAAAAATTTGCGATAGCCAAATGGTATGAAGCGCTGAAAGAGAAAGAAAAAGCAATTGAAATGTACACTGAGGTTTTGGAAACGGGAACAAAACTCGTCAGCCAATCAAAAAAAGCATTAGCTAAACTCTACAAAAAACAAGGAAAAATCAGTCTCGCCGTGCATTTATGGCTTGAGCTTGAATCTGATAATTCCTTGGATGAGGAACCTGCTTTGGAGCTATCGAAATATTTTGAGCATACAGTTAAAGATTATGAGGAAGCATTAAAATACGCAGATCGTGCATTTATAATCTGGAAAAGTAAAAAAAGACTTTTAAAAAAGAAAGAAGAACAGGAATTGACTGCTTTTGCAAAAAGAATCGAACGATTAGAACAGCGGATTATCCATTATTCGTAAAAATCCGTCATTTTTATGAATTTATTCAAAATATCTCTTCTCAATTGACCGTGTTTTTTGTAGAATAAGAGAGGATGAGAAAAGCTTTTTTAGAAAATAAATTTCCTCTCTTTTTTTATTCCCCGGGTAAGCGCAAAATACGCCAAAATTCCTTATTTTCCAACGTGTTTTCCGCCAACAATCTTCTCATTTCGATTGTTTTTGCAAAATAACCGGTCACACAAGAGGGAAATGATATAATTTATTTCATGGAGAGATGGATAAGTGAAGCAGTGGATTGTTGTTCTTTTTTTTGTAATAGTCGGATTAACACTTATGGTTGGTACTGAGATCAGTCATTCAACACAGAACTTTTAAAGATACTTTGGCTGACTGACGCCAAGTCTTAGTTGCGCTTATACTTTAACCATGGACTTGTCACAACATCGATGAATGTCATGTTAACAAGTCGTATTATCTTAAAGTGTAAGGAAATTTCCCGGCCATATAAATGCCGGGTGTTTTTCATTTAGGGGGCATTTCATGATTCATACCTTACTGGTTAGCGGATATAAAGCCCATGAACTTGGTATCTTTAGTGAGAGTCATGAAGGGGTATACTACATTAAGAAAGCACTGCAGCAACGAATTAGGACGCTGATTGATGAAGGACTTGAATGGGTAATCATCAGTGGACAGCCCGGAGTGGAATTATGGGCAGCAGAAGTTGTATTCGATTTGCAGGCGGAGTTTCCTGATTTAAAGCTTGCTGTACTTACACCCTTCCTAGACCAGGAAACGAGATGGAAGGAAAATGTTCAGGAGAAATACCAGGAAATACTGCTCAATGCCGATTTTGTGGATTCAGTAAGCAGGAAACCATATGAAAACCCACAACAGCTGCGCGTGAAAAATCAGTTTTTAGTTCAAAAAAGTGATGCGATTTTACTTCTTTACGACGAAGAAAAGGATGGCTCACCGAAGTATTATTTACAGGCCGCGATGAGTAAGCAGGAAATGGACGATTCTTACAAAATATATTTTATAACTCCTTATGATTTGGATATAATCGTTCAAGAAGAACAATGGAATCGAAACGAGTAAAAGAGAAAGAAATTGACATTTTGGTCATGATTTGAAAAAATGATCTTAGAATCTGTGTGAGGTGATTCACATGAGTGAACAACGTTTTCATTTAACGGCAAAAGACATATTGGAAAAAGACTTTAAACAAGGCTTTCGAGGTTATGATCAAGACGAAGTAGATAAGTTTCTTGATATGATCATCAAAGACTATGAGAACTTTCAACAAGAATTTGATGCGGTGGTTCAAGAAAATAACCGCTTGCGCAAAGAAGTCCAAAGTTCTTCTGATCAGCCTACTCGTCGCATGCAGCCTGTTACATCAAGCACGACGACCAACTCAGATATTCTTCAGCGTTTATCTAATTTGGAAAAACATGTTTTTGGCAGTAAATTATACGATTGATTCCAGTTTTTATCCATTTGATTTTTTGGTTTTCAACATGCTATAATGAATCTTGCTTTTAAAAACAAAATCAATAACGTTCGGGTAATCGCTGGACCTGATTTTCAGGTTTAGAGGAAAGTCCATGCTCGCACGGTTCTGAGATGACCGTAATGATCGTGCCTGGCCAAAAAATAAGCCAGGGTAGCTTGGTTTGCTTGTAAAAGCTTACTAGGCTAACGGCAGGGAACGCACCTAAGTCCTCTGGATATGGTGTTAATACCTTGAAAGTGCCACAGTGACGTAGTCCCAATGGAAACAAAGGGAGTGGAACGCGGTAAACCCCACGAGCGAGAAACCCAAATTATGGTAGGGGAGTTTCCTATTCGGAATTGAACGAATAGGAGAACAAGAAGCTAAGGCTTTTTGTAGATAGATGATTACCACCGGTGTACGAGGCTGTCAGCCGTTTGCAGTACTATGGAACAGAACATGGCTTACAGAACGTTATTGGTACCTAATTAAAGCTGAATGAGGGCCCCGCTTACCGGGGCTTTTTCTATTTACATAATAATTAAATGATCAAATGAACAGGGTATACTTATAGATAACGAATATATGCAACATTAAGGGAGTTACTGATATGGCTAAATTACGGCTGATTGCAACTGCGGCAATGGGACTCGAAGCACTTGTAGCACAAGAGGTTAGAGCGTTAGGCTTTGAAAATGTACAAGTAGAAAACGGAAAAGTATATTTTGACGGGGATGAGAAGGCGCTCGTAAAAGCAAATTTATGGCTGCGAACGGCTGACCGAGTAAAACTAGTAGTAGGCGAGTTTAAAGCCGAAACGTTTGATGAGTTGTTTGAAAAAACAAAAGCATTGCCATGGGCGGACTTTATTCCTGAGAACGGTGAATTTCCGGTTATCGGTCGTTCAGTCAAGTCAAAGCTATTTTCAATTTCAGACTGCCAGGCAATCGTTAAGAAGGCAGTTGTTGATAACTTAAAGACGGAATATAAGCGTAAAACATGGTTTCCAGAAGATGGAGCTTTATATCGTATTGAAGTTGCCATTCTTAAGGACATTGCAACGTTAACGATTGATACAAGCGGAACAGGTCTTCATAAACGAGGCTATCGTGAGCTGCACAGCGGTGCACCGATAAAAGAAACGATGGCTGCAGCACTCATAATGCTCACAAACTGGACGCCAGATAAACCATTCGTAGACCCTTTCTGCGGATCAGGTACTTTGCCTATTGAAGCTGCAATGATCGGGCAAAACATTGCTCCTGGCCTAAATCGAGAGTTCGCATCAGAAAAGTGGGATTGGATCGATAAAAAGATTTGGTATGAAGCTGTTGGTGAAGCACAAGACGTGGCTAAATATGATTTGCCACTTGATATTCAAGGATCTGATATTGACCACAAAATGATTGAGTTATCCATAAATAATGCAAATGAAGCTGGATTTGAAGATTTTATTACATTTAAACAGATGCAAGTGCGTGATTTTACAACAAGAAAAGAATACGGTTGCCTTGTTACGAACCCTCCTTACGGGGAGCGTCTAGGGGAAAGAGAAGAAGTAGCTCAAATGTACCGTGATCTTGGTAATGCCATGAGACCGTATGATACTTGGAGCGTGTATGTCATCACTTCTAACGAAAAGTTTGAAGAGTATTACGGTAAGTCCGCTACAAAAAAACGTAAACTGTATAACGGTGACCTTAAGACAGATTACTATCAATACTTTGGTAAAAGACCTCCGCGTCAACGAGACTGATTTTGTTTTAAGGAAAAAAAGCCCAAAAGCTGTTCGCGCTTTTGGGCTTTTTTTTGTTCAGACGAAATTTAAAAACGAAAAGCAAGTGCGTATAGAATTTACGTGGAATGCGTACCAGTTAAAAGATTACATACCTTAGAAAGAGTTTGAAAATAACTTTTCACAACAATTTTTTTGCCTTGAAATGTGTTTAATAACACCTGCTTAGCGTACATACTAGTTTAAATTACAAAAATGAAAGAAGGTTAGTACATGTACGTTCAGTATAGCCATTTATCAAGTATCCAAAAGGCTTATCATAATTTGCATCCTCATTTAGAGGATTGCCATAAAGAAGAGATACAGCAGCTGCTGCATCAATCTATCAGTCATTTTAACACCATTGATCCAAGTTTTTCAATGTATTCGGAAATGTTTAAAGAAGATTTTTAAGAAAATTAAAAGTGACCAGCAGGACTTTTTTATTTCGTAACGAATTCCTATAGCGGTATGTTTTTTATGATAACGTGAAGGGATGATTTTATTATGATGCAAACAAAATTGTCTGTTGAAAAAGAGTTCTTAGATTATGTAAAAAAGATGGTACACATTAACGAAGCAATTGGTTTAATGTATTGGGATCTCCGTACTGGCGCTCCAAAGAAAGGTGTAGAACAACGGTCTGAAGTGATCGGAACATTATCCGCAGACGTTTTTGCTATGTCCACATCAGAGGAAATGAAAGCATTTATTGAAGAGTTATCTAAGTCAGAAGTGCAAGATTCACTTTCTGATGTAACAAAGAAAACCCTTGAAGAAGTGAAAAAAGATTTTGAGCGCAATGCGAAGATTCCTCCAGCAGAATTTAAAGAGTATGTGATTCTTCAATCCAAAGCAGAAAATGTTTGGGAAGAAGCAAAAGGAAAATCCGATTTTTCATTGTTCCAGCCTTATTTAGAAAAACTCGTTGCATTCAATAAGAAATTCATCGGGTATTGGGGTTATGAAGGTAATAAATATAATACGCTGCTGGATATGTATGAGCCTGGTGTTACGGTCGAGATACTTGACGAGACATTCTCAAAACTGCGTGATCGCATCGTACCGCTTCTTCAAAAAGTGAAAGAAGCTGGACAGCCTGAAACGAGTTTCTTATTCGACCATTTTCCGAAAGAAAAACAAAAAGAATTTAGCTTGCATGTCCTTAAAGACATGGGTTATGACTTTGATTCCGGGCGATTAGATGAAACGGTTCACCCATTCGCGATTGGTCTAAACCCTGGTGATGTGCGAGTAACAACAAAGTATATGGAGAACGATTTCCGTACAGCGGTGTTCGGCACGATTCATGAGGGTGGACACGCACTTTATGAACAAAATATCTCTGAAGAACTTATGGGGACTCCGCTTTGTTCGGGAACTTCAATGGGAATCCATGAATCTCAGTCACTTTTCTGGGAAAATTTTGTCGGTCGTCACCATGGTTTCTGGAAAAATAACTATTCTATATTAAAGAATGTTTCAGGAGCACAGTTTAATGGTGTAGAATTAGATGACTTCTATCGCTCGATAAACGTTGTAGAACCTTCTCTAATCCGTATTGAAGCTGATGAGATGACTTATCCGCTGCATGTAATCGTGCGTTATGAGATTGAAAAAGGGTTATTTAACGATGAGATCGAAGTAAAAGACCTTCCGCGTATTTGGAATGAAAAAATGCAGGAATATATCGGTGTAACACCGAAAAATGATGCTGAAGGTGTTCTGCAAGATGTTCACTGGTCAGGCGGAAGCTTCGGATACTTCCCGTCATATGCACTTGGATACATTTATGCGGCTCAGCTGAAAAATGCAATGGTTAAAGATATTCCTGACTTTGATGCACTTATGGAAGCAGGAAACTTCTTGCCGATTAAAGAATGGCTAACTAAGAATGTTCATCATTACGGTAAAATGAAAAAGCCGATCGAAATCTTAGAAGATGTTACAGGTGAGGGATTGAATCCGGATCATTTGATTGCATATTTTGAGAAAAAGTACAGTGACATTTACCGATTAAACGGATAACTGACTTTTAGCCGGCTCTCCAGAGAGAATGCCGGCTTTTCTATGTAAATGTTTCAATTTTACTGATTTTGTCTAAAATCTATATAAATGATACAAGGAGGAGAATACAATGGGAGCAGCTACATCTCAAGACATTAAAAATTTGTTAGCGGTGAGAAAACGGATTGCTGTAGTAGGGTTGTCCGATCAACCTAATCGTACGTCATACAGAGTAGCAGAATACATGCAAAATGCTGGATACGAAATTATTCCTGTTAATCCGACTGTCACTGAAGTTTTAGGACAAAAAGCGTATGCTTCATTAGAAGAAATTAAAGGGCATGTAGATATCGTAAACGTATTCCGGCGCAGCGAATTCTTGCCAGAAGTTGCTCGATCAACAGTCGCTATCAAAGCTGGTTTTTTCTGGGCTCAGCTAGGGCTTTATAATGCTGAAGCTGAAGATATTTTGCAAAGTGCGACGATTCCTTATATTATGGATAAGTGCATTAAAGTGGAACATGCTATGATACGGTAGTAATGAACCACCCGCCACATACGGGTGGTTTTGCCATGCTCGTCCCTTTTCTCAAAACTAAAAGGACAAAAATAAATCACATGATGGCTAAAGGTTTTTATTCTTTTACCGAGAAATAAGAGGAGAATATACGGACAATGGTAGTATAGAAACAAACGTTCTGCTATGATTGTAAGTATTGCAGAAACGTGAAAGGAGCAACACATTTTGGCAAGTAAATCATTCATTGACTATAACGATGATGCCATCCAGGTACTAGAAGGATTAGAAGCCGTTCGCAAGCGTCCAGGTATGTATATTGGAAGTACAGATGCAAGAGGTTTGCATCACCTCGTATATGAAATTGTAGATAACGCTGTTGATGAAGCTTTAGGCGGATTCGGTGATTACATACATGTGAAGATTCATAAAGACAATAGTATTTCTGTGTCTGATGACGGCCGAGGTATGCCTACAGGTATGCATAAACTCGGAAAACCAACACCGGAAATCATTTTTACAGTATTGCATGCTGGTGGTAAATTTGGACAAGGCGGTTACAAAACATCAGGAGGACTTCATGGTGTAGGTGCCTCTGTTGTCAACGCTCTTTCAGAATGGCTGGAAGTAACGATCCACCGTGCAGGAAAAACATATCGTCAGCGGTTTGAAAATGGCGGTAAGCCAGCTACAACGCTCGAAGTGATCGGAAATACTCGGAAGACGGGTACGACTGTGCACTTTAAACCAGACCGTACGATGTTTTCTAATGTTAACTATAATTACGAAACATTATGCGAACGTTTAAGAGAAGCAGCATTTCTTTTAAAAGGAATTAAGATTGTACTAGAAGATGGCCGTAATGGAGAAAAAGAAGAATTTCAATTTAACACTGGTTTAGAAGCGTTCGTAAAATACTTGAACGAAGATAAAGATGCTCTTCATTCTGTTGTAAGCTTTGAAGGCACTCAAAATGAGATCGAAGTTGATTTTGCTTTTCAATATAATGACGGATATGCCGAAAATGTCCTGTCATTCGTTAATAACGTGCGTACAAAAGATGGCGGAACACATGAATCAGGTGCCAAAACGGCGATTACCCGTAGCATTAACGAATACGCCCGAAAAATAAATCTTTTAAAAGAAAAAGATAAGAACTTAGACGGATCTGATATACGCGAAGGATTAACAGCCGTTGTTTCCGTTCGAATTCCTGAAGAATTTCTTCAATTCGAAGGACAGACGAAGAGTAAACTAGGGACGAGTGAAGCACGATCTTGTGTAGATGCGGTTGTAGCAGGTAAGCTCGCTTATTTCCTGGAGGAAAATCCAGCTGTAAGTGAAATGCTCATTCGTAAAAGCATTAAAGCTGCTCAGGCTCGTGAAGCAGCTAGAAAAGCACGTGAAGATGCCCGAAATGGTAAGAAGAACAAACGCAAGGATTCAATGTTAAGCGGGAAACTGACTCCCGCCACTTCAAAAAATCCTGAGCGGAATGAACTATACCTTGTCGAGGGTGACTCTGCGGGTGGATCTGCTAAGCAAGGCCGAGATCGAAAATTCCAAGCGATTTTGCCTCTTCGTGGTAAAGTAATCAATACCGAGAAAGCAAAGCTTGCTGATATATTTAAAAATGAAGAAATTAACACAATTATCCATGCGATTGGTGCAGGTGTCGGGTCTGATTTCACGATGAAAGATGTCAATTATGATAAGATCGTCATCATGACCGATGCTGATACAGATGGTGCCCACATACAGGTACTGCTGCTTACATTCTTTTACCGGTATATGAAACCACTCATTGAAGAAGGTAAAGTATTTATCGCACTTCCTCCTTTGTATAAAGTGAGTAAAGGTTCTGGGAAAAAAGAAGTGATTGAATATGCATGGGATGAAGACGAGCTGAAAGAAGCACAGAAAAAGATTGGAAAAGGGTACATCATTCAGCGCTACAAAGGTCTTGGAGAGATGAACGCCGATCAGCTGTGGGAAACGACAATGGATCCTGATACGCGTACGTTGATCCGGGTACGTATAGATGACGCTGCCCGTGCCGAAAAACGTGTCTCCGTCTTAATGGGAGACAAAGTTGAACCACGCCGTAAGTGGATTGAAGAACACGTGGCGTTTGGACTTAATGAAGAAACGAACATACTAGATAATGAGAACTTGTCAGCTTCTGAGGAGGTTTAAAGATTGTCACTGCTTGAGAAATTTAGAGAGTTGCCGTTAGAAGACGTAATCGGCGACCGCTTCGGAAGATACAGTAAATACATCATTCAGGAGCGTGCATTACCTGATGCCAGAGATGGCTTAAAGCCCGTTCAGCGCCGTATTTTATACGCGATGTTCGCAGAAGGCAACACGAACGAAAAACCATATCGAAAGTCGGCAAAGACGGTCGGTAACGTAATCGGTAACTATCACCCACACGGTGATTCTTCCGTTTATGAAGCGATGGTCCGTATGAGTCAGGACTGGAAGGTAAGAAATGTCCTGATCCAGATGCACGGAAACAACGGAAGCATCGACGGAGACCCTGCAGCTGCTATGCGTTATACAGAAGCAAGACTTTCTGCGATCGCTTCTGAATTATTGCGTGATATTGATAAAGAAACTGTGGAATTCGCTCCTAACTTTGATGATACGACAGAAGAACCTATTGTATTGCCAAGCCGGTATCCGAATTTGCTCGTCAACGGGTCAACGGGAATATCTGCGGGTTATGCTACAGATATTCCGCCTCACCATCTTGGCGAGGTAATTGATGCGGTTATGATGCAGATTGATAACCCTGATGTTTCACTAGATGAACTGATGACAGTGATTAAAGGTCCTGATTTCCCGACAGGCGGGATCGTTCAGGGACTAGATGGGATCAAAAAAGCTTTTGAAACAGGAAAAGGCCGATTTATTATTCGTGCAAAAACAGAAATTGAGAACTTAAAAGGCGGACGCCAGCAGATCGTCATTACAGAAGTTCCTTTTGAAGTGAACAAAGCAAACCTCGTAAAACGTATGGATGAACTCCGCCTTGATAAGAAGGTTGATGGTGTAGCTGAGATCCGTGACGAGACAGATCGTACAGGCTTACGAATCGTCATTGAACTTCGAAAAGACGGAAATGCAGAAGGAATTCTAAACTATTTCTTCAAAAATACCGATCTTCAAATCTCTTATAACTACAACATGGTTGCGATTCATAATAAGACTCCAAAGCTCATGGGCTTAAAAGCCATCTTGCGCTCTTATATTGGTCATCAAAAAGAAGTTGTTACTCGCCGTACCGCATACGATCTTAGGAAAGCGGAGGAACGTTCACATATCGTTGAAGGTTTGATCAAGGCAATTTCGATCTTAGACGAAGTAATTGAAACGATCCGTGCTTCAAAAGATAAACGGAATGCGAAAGACAATCTCATAGAAAAGTTTCAGTTTACAGAAATTCAAGCTGAAGCGATCGTGACGTTACAGCTTTATCGATTAACGAACACGGATATCACAACACTTCAAAATGAAGCTGAAGAATTGGAAAAGAAAATTTTGTATTTGCGATCCATTCTAGATAATGAGAAGAAACTGTTTAATGTGATCAAAAAAGAACTATCTGAGGTTCAGAAGAAGTACGCTGATCCTCGCCGTTCACAAATTGTAGCTGAAATAGAAGAAATCAAGATTGATATGGAAGTCATGATTCCTTCTGAAGATGTAATGGTAACGGTAACTGAAGACGGTTATGTGAAGCGTTCGAGCG
Protein-coding sequences here:
- a CDS encoding ribonuclease H-like domain-containing protein codes for the protein MSIQNKLNRLKKHMVNTSSTRPVPLTPNDDKPKKSIENGDYWEKFGASPYFFEDDYCIVRKVKYPLDYLWGRYRFSELNNAVCKWKDVNANHPLHANDLQASDLLFFDTETTGLNGGAGNTIFMLGMSQIKEDQVIVHQFFLPGPGSEVALYHYFLNHVKELKNLVTYNGKSFDWPQVKTRHTLIRNFVPSLPEFGHFDLLHGARRLWKDTLPEVKLSVVEREILGVDRIHDTPGYLAPMLYFQYCNEGDPSLLEGVFRHNEWDVLSLITLYTHMSKTIQGSQIRSEREKFAIAKWYEALKEKEKAIEMYTEVLETGTKLVSQSKKALAKLYKKQGKISLAVHLWLELESDNSLDEEPALELSKYFEHTVKDYEEALKYADRAFIIWKSKKRLLKKKEEQELTAFAKRIERLEQRIIHYS
- a CDS encoding DUF1273 domain-containing protein, with product MHTLLVSGYKAHELGIFSESHEGVYYIKKALQQRIRTLIDEGLEWVIISGQPGVELWAAEVVFDLQAEFPDLKLAVLTPFLDQETRWKENVQEKYQEILLNADFVDSVSRKPYENPQQLRVKNQFLVQKSDAILLLYDEEKDGSPKYYLQAAMSKQEMDDSYKIYFITPYDLDIIVQEEQWNRNE
- the gpsB gene encoding cell division regulator GpsB; this translates as MSEQRFHLTAKDILEKDFKQGFRGYDQDEVDKFLDMIIKDYENFQQEFDAVVQENNRLRKEVQSSSDQPTRRMQPVTSSTTTNSDILQRLSNLEKHVFGSKLYD
- a CDS encoding class I SAM-dependent RNA methyltransferase, giving the protein MAKLRLIATAAMGLEALVAQEVRALGFENVQVENGKVYFDGDEKALVKANLWLRTADRVKLVVGEFKAETFDELFEKTKALPWADFIPENGEFPVIGRSVKSKLFSISDCQAIVKKAVVDNLKTEYKRKTWFPEDGALYRIEVAILKDIATLTIDTSGTGLHKRGYRELHSGAPIKETMAAALIMLTNWTPDKPFVDPFCGSGTLPIEAAMIGQNIAPGLNREFASEKWDWIDKKIWYEAVGEAQDVAKYDLPLDIQGSDIDHKMIELSINNANEAGFEDFITFKQMQVRDFTTRKEYGCLVTNPPYGERLGEREEVAQMYRDLGNAMRPYDTWSVYVITSNEKFEEYYGKSATKKRKLYNGDLKTDYYQYFGKRPPRQRD
- a CDS encoding carboxypeptidase M32, coding for MMQTKLSVEKEFLDYVKKMVHINEAIGLMYWDLRTGAPKKGVEQRSEVIGTLSADVFAMSTSEEMKAFIEELSKSEVQDSLSDVTKKTLEEVKKDFERNAKIPPAEFKEYVILQSKAENVWEEAKGKSDFSLFQPYLEKLVAFNKKFIGYWGYEGNKYNTLLDMYEPGVTVEILDETFSKLRDRIVPLLQKVKEAGQPETSFLFDHFPKEKQKEFSLHVLKDMGYDFDSGRLDETVHPFAIGLNPGDVRVTTKYMENDFRTAVFGTIHEGGHALYEQNISEELMGTPLCSGTSMGIHESQSLFWENFVGRHHGFWKNNYSILKNVSGAQFNGVELDDFYRSINVVEPSLIRIEADEMTYPLHVIVRYEIEKGLFNDEIEVKDLPRIWNEKMQEYIGVTPKNDAEGVLQDVHWSGGSFGYFPSYALGYIYAAQLKNAMVKDIPDFDALMEAGNFLPIKEWLTKNVHHYGKMKKPIEILEDVTGEGLNPDHLIAYFEKKYSDIYRLNG
- a CDS encoding CoA-binding protein, translated to MGAATSQDIKNLLAVRKRIAVVGLSDQPNRTSYRVAEYMQNAGYEIIPVNPTVTEVLGQKAYASLEEIKGHVDIVNVFRRSEFLPEVARSTVAIKAGFFWAQLGLYNAEAEDILQSATIPYIMDKCIKVEHAMIR
- the parE gene encoding DNA topoisomerase IV subunit B gives rise to the protein MASKSFIDYNDDAIQVLEGLEAVRKRPGMYIGSTDARGLHHLVYEIVDNAVDEALGGFGDYIHVKIHKDNSISVSDDGRGMPTGMHKLGKPTPEIIFTVLHAGGKFGQGGYKTSGGLHGVGASVVNALSEWLEVTIHRAGKTYRQRFENGGKPATTLEVIGNTRKTGTTVHFKPDRTMFSNVNYNYETLCERLREAAFLLKGIKIVLEDGRNGEKEEFQFNTGLEAFVKYLNEDKDALHSVVSFEGTQNEIEVDFAFQYNDGYAENVLSFVNNVRTKDGGTHESGAKTAITRSINEYARKINLLKEKDKNLDGSDIREGLTAVVSVRIPEEFLQFEGQTKSKLGTSEARSCVDAVVAGKLAYFLEENPAVSEMLIRKSIKAAQAREAARKAREDARNGKKNKRKDSMLSGKLTPATSKNPERNELYLVEGDSAGGSAKQGRDRKFQAILPLRGKVINTEKAKLADIFKNEEINTIIHAIGAGVGSDFTMKDVNYDKIVIMTDADTDGAHIQVLLLTFFYRYMKPLIEEGKVFIALPPLYKVSKGSGKKEVIEYAWDEDELKEAQKKIGKGYIIQRYKGLGEMNADQLWETTMDPDTRTLIRVRIDDAARAEKRVSVLMGDKVEPRRKWIEEHVAFGLNEETNILDNENLSASEEV
- the parC gene encoding DNA topoisomerase IV subunit A codes for the protein MSLLEKFRELPLEDVIGDRFGRYSKYIIQERALPDARDGLKPVQRRILYAMFAEGNTNEKPYRKSAKTVGNVIGNYHPHGDSSVYEAMVRMSQDWKVRNVLIQMHGNNGSIDGDPAAAMRYTEARLSAIASELLRDIDKETVEFAPNFDDTTEEPIVLPSRYPNLLVNGSTGISAGYATDIPPHHLGEVIDAVMMQIDNPDVSLDELMTVIKGPDFPTGGIVQGLDGIKKAFETGKGRFIIRAKTEIENLKGGRQQIVITEVPFEVNKANLVKRMDELRLDKKVDGVAEIRDETDRTGLRIVIELRKDGNAEGILNYFFKNTDLQISYNYNMVAIHNKTPKLMGLKAILRSYIGHQKEVVTRRTAYDLRKAEERSHIVEGLIKAISILDEVIETIRASKDKRNAKDNLIEKFQFTEIQAEAIVTLQLYRLTNTDITTLQNEAEELEKKILYLRSILDNEKKLFNVIKKELSEVQKKYADPRRSQIVAEIEEIKIDMEVMIPSEDVMVTVTEDGYVKRSSVRSYSASNGEKPGMKDTDSLLLSSQLNTTETLLMFTNKGNYIYLPVYEMPEIRWKDMGQHLASLVGLDKDEKLIKAFPIKEFAEDQYLIFFTKQGMAKKTELSQYKATRYNRTLMAVKLKGDDEVVDISLSNGKQDVFIATHFGLGLWFAEEEISIVGQRASGVKGINLKAGDHAVSGFALPDEPEKAQVIIATQRGALKKMKITEFDKTSRAKRGLVMVRELKSNPHRIVGMKLVTEEETEFVLETESGKEETISAHNYKPADRYNNGSFVIDTGETGSITRIKSLISTEQTSKE